A genomic region of Mitsuaria sp. 7 contains the following coding sequences:
- a CDS encoding SPOR domain-containing protein: MGFLSFLKRGEANDSGDRGGERAERGRSGDGGRGRARGGAEAVDDVQQLRLRARRRLIGAAVLVGVAVIVFPLLFETQPRPIAVDLPIDIPRKDGATPLTIPTPTAQTSRSQAAGADAGRGIITESAEQAATDRPVPPPEAPRDPVADQVAQAMPPTRMETKPDDRATIAEPARQARVEPKPEHKPEVRPETKPERKPEPKVDAKPERKPDPKPDPKPDTRSADAARAQALLEGRPSSDKKPDAAAAGTRFIVQVGAYADGKAAQDVRAKVERMGLKTYTQAVDTADGKRIRVRVGPFNSREEADKVATKVRGGGLSSAVLTL, from the coding sequence ATGGGTTTTCTGTCCTTCCTGAAGCGCGGCGAAGCGAACGACTCCGGCGACCGAGGCGGTGAACGGGCCGAACGAGGCCGTTCCGGCGACGGTGGACGCGGTCGCGCCCGCGGCGGCGCCGAGGCGGTCGACGATGTCCAGCAATTGCGCCTGCGTGCGCGCCGGCGCCTGATCGGCGCCGCGGTGCTGGTGGGGGTCGCGGTGATCGTGTTCCCCTTGCTGTTCGAGACCCAGCCGCGGCCGATCGCCGTCGACCTGCCGATCGACATCCCGCGCAAGGACGGCGCAACGCCGTTGACGATTCCCACGCCGACTGCCCAGACCTCCCGCAGCCAGGCTGCTGGCGCCGATGCCGGTCGCGGCATCATCACGGAGTCCGCCGAACAGGCAGCGACTGATCGCCCGGTCCCGCCGCCGGAAGCGCCTCGCGACCCGGTCGCCGATCAGGTGGCCCAGGCCATGCCGCCGACGCGCATGGAGACCAAGCCCGACGATCGCGCGACGATCGCCGAGCCCGCCCGCCAGGCGCGGGTGGAGCCCAAGCCGGAGCACAAGCCCGAGGTCAGACCCGAGACGAAGCCGGAGCGCAAGCCCGAACCCAAGGTCGACGCCAAGCCCGAACGCAAGCCTGACCCGAAACCCGATCCGAAACCCGACACGCGCTCGGCGGATGCCGCGCGCGCGCAGGCGCTGCTGGAAGGGCGTCCGTCCTCCGACAAGAAGCCCGACGCGGCGGCGGCCGGCACGCGCTTCATCGTGCAGGTCGGCGCCTACGCGGATGGCAAGGCGGCGCAGGACGTGCGGGCGAAGGTCGAGCGCATGGGGCTCAAGACCTACACGCAGGCCGTCGACACGGCGGACGGCAAACGCATCCGCGTGCGGGTGGGGCCGTTCAACTCGCGGGAAGAGGCGGACAAGGTCGCGACCAAGGTTCGCGGCGGCGGCCTGTCCTCGGCCGTGCTGACGCTCTGA
- the lexA gene encoding transcriptional repressor LexA: protein MDTPPKLTARQQQIFDLVRDSIESTGSPPTRAEIAQQLGFKSANAAEEHLQALARKGVIELVGGTARGIRLPSTALRQVNRAREQSQFALPLASLAQLTLPLVGRVAAGEPILAEQHVEQHYSVDPSMFSKAPDFLLRVKGMSMKDIGIMDGDLLAVQKISEARNGQIVVARIGEEVTVKRFQRHADGIRLLPENSDFAPIEVTPDEEFSIEGLAVGLIRSGGFH, encoded by the coding sequence GTGGATACACCGCCCAAACTCACTGCCCGGCAACAGCAGATCTTCGATCTGGTCCGCGACAGCATCGAGAGCACCGGCTCGCCGCCCACACGCGCCGAAATCGCGCAGCAGCTGGGATTCAAGTCCGCCAACGCGGCTGAAGAACACCTGCAGGCCTTGGCGCGCAAGGGCGTCATCGAACTGGTGGGCGGCACCGCGCGCGGAATCCGGCTGCCGTCGACGGCGCTGCGCCAGGTCAACCGCGCTCGCGAACAGAGCCAGTTCGCGCTGCCACTCGCCAGCCTCGCGCAACTGACGCTGCCGCTGGTCGGCCGGGTCGCTGCGGGTGAGCCGATCCTCGCCGAGCAACATGTCGAGCAGCACTATAGCGTCGACCCTTCGATGTTCTCGAAGGCGCCGGACTTCCTGCTGCGTGTGAAGGGCATGAGCATGAAGGACATCGGCATCATGGACGGCGACCTGCTCGCCGTGCAGAAGATCAGCGAGGCGCGCAATGGCCAGATCGTCGTGGCGCGCATCGGTGAAGAAGTCACCGTGAAGCGCTTCCAGCGTCATGCCGACGGCATTCGCCTGCTGCCCGAGAACTCGGACTTCGCCCCCATCGAGGTCACGCCCGACGAAGAGTTCTCGATCGAAGGCCTGGCGGTCGGGTTGATCCGCTCCGGCGGTTTCCACTGA
- the gltX gene encoding glutamate--tRNA ligase translates to MTTPSTPVRTRIAPSPTGFLHLGTARTALFSWAYARHHGGEFVLRIEDTDVARSTQDSVDQILASMKWLGLDYDEGPVYQMQRLERYHAVIEQMIAAGTAYRCYCSPEELATMKAGQEARGEKRRYDGTWRPEPGKTLPAIPAGIEPVVRFKNPIDGDVTWDDLVKGSITINNREIDDLILLRPDGVPTYNFAVVIDDWDMKITHVFRGDEHINNTPWQINLFHALGAALPAFGHIPVILGDDGLKLSKRRGAVSVTAYEENGYLPEAMLNYLSRLGWSHGDDELYSVAQLVSWFDGSHLSKSPAQWDPAKLEWVNAHYIKQADDARLAALVAAQLAKRGLAAPERLEAMCGVFKDRCSTTVALADWLAMYVSPVTPTDADRAQHLTDAVKPAVLALADKLEALPVWDKASISGAIKETIGAHGLKMPQLAIPVRVLACGRSQTPSVDAVLELFDKEILLNRLRSV, encoded by the coding sequence ATGACGACTCCCTCCACCCCGGTCCGCACCCGCATCGCCCCGTCGCCGACGGGTTTCCTGCACCTCGGCACGGCGCGCACGGCGCTGTTCTCGTGGGCCTACGCGCGGCATCACGGCGGCGAATTCGTGCTGCGCATCGAGGACACCGACGTCGCGCGTTCCACGCAGGACTCGGTCGACCAGATCCTGGCCTCGATGAAGTGGCTGGGCCTCGACTACGACGAGGGTCCGGTCTACCAGATGCAGCGCCTGGAGCGCTATCACGCGGTCATCGAGCAGATGATCGCGGCCGGCACCGCCTACCGCTGCTACTGCTCGCCCGAAGAACTCGCCACGATGAAGGCGGGCCAGGAGGCGCGCGGCGAGAAGCGCCGCTACGACGGCACCTGGCGTCCGGAACCGGGCAAGACGCTGCCCGCGATTCCCGCGGGCATCGAGCCGGTGGTGCGCTTCAAGAATCCGATCGACGGCGACGTGACCTGGGACGACCTGGTCAAGGGATCGATCACGATCAACAACCGCGAGATCGACGACCTCATCCTGCTGCGTCCGGACGGCGTGCCGACCTACAACTTCGCGGTCGTGATCGACGACTGGGACATGAAGATCACGCACGTCTTCCGCGGCGACGAGCACATCAACAACACGCCGTGGCAGATCAACCTCTTCCACGCGCTGGGCGCGGCGCTGCCGGCGTTCGGCCACATTCCCGTGATCCTGGGCGACGACGGCCTGAAGCTGTCCAAGCGCCGCGGCGCGGTCAGCGTCACGGCGTATGAGGAGAACGGCTACCTGCCCGAGGCGATGCTGAACTACCTGTCGCGCCTGGGCTGGAGCCACGGCGACGACGAGCTGTACAGCGTGGCGCAACTGGTGTCGTGGTTCGACGGCAGCCATCTCTCGAAGAGTCCCGCTCAATGGGATCCGGCCAAGCTGGAATGGGTCAACGCCCATTACATCAAGCAGGCCGACGACGCACGTCTGGCGGCATTGGTCGCGGCGCAGTTGGCCAAGCGCGGTCTGGCTGCGCCGGAGCGCCTCGAAGCGATGTGCGGGGTGTTCAAGGATCGTTGCAGCACCACGGTGGCGTTGGCGGACTGGCTGGCGATGTATGTGTCGCCCGTGACGCCGACCGATGCCGATCGAGCCCAGCACCTGACCGATGCGGTGAAGCCGGCTGTGCTGGCGTTGGCGGACAAACTCGAAGCGCTGCCCGTGTGGGACAAGGCCTCGATCAGCGGCGCCATCAAGGAAACGATTGGCGCTCACGGCTTGAAGATGCCGCAACTGGCGATTCCCGTGCGCGTGCTGGCCTGCGGTCGTTCGCAGACGCCGTCGGTGGATGCGGTGCTGGAACTTTTCGACAAAGAAATTTTGTTGAACCGCTTGCGTTCCGTTTAA
- a CDS encoding MarR family winged helix-turn-helix transcriptional regulator: MPNTKPFNPPVAVTTVDRQTQPVPAGTDWLKLDVQLCFALYSTSLAMTKLYKPLLAPLGLTYPQYLVMLVLWETDGPSVSDLGQRLNLDSGTLTPLLKRLESNGLIERRRALADERRVEIHLTPAGRALREQAVAIPEQLACASACGPTEAESLTSRLHELRANVLTHLSRDPAASDEDGET; encoded by the coding sequence ATGCCGAACACGAAGCCCTTCAACCCGCCGGTTGCCGTCACGACGGTCGACCGGCAGACCCAGCCGGTGCCCGCAGGCACGGACTGGCTGAAGCTCGATGTCCAGCTGTGCTTCGCGCTGTATTCGACCTCGCTGGCGATGACGAAGCTCTACAAGCCGCTGCTGGCTCCCCTGGGCCTGACGTATCCCCAGTACCTGGTGATGCTGGTGCTGTGGGAGACGGACGGCCCCAGCGTTTCCGATCTGGGGCAACGTCTGAACCTGGACTCCGGCACGCTGACGCCGCTGTTGAAGCGACTGGAATCCAACGGCCTCATCGAGCGCCGCCGCGCGCTGGCCGACGAGCGCCGCGTCGAGATCCACCTGACGCCTGCCGGCCGCGCCCTGCGCGAGCAGGCGGTCGCCATCCCCGAACAACTGGCCTGCGCCAGCGCCTGCGGTCCGACCGAAGCGGAGTCGCTGACAAGCCGCCTGCATGAATTGCGTGCCAACGTACTGACCCACCTGTCACGCGATCCCGCCGCCTCCGACGAGGATGGCGAGACCTGA
- a CDS encoding O-succinylhomoserine sulfhydrylase: MSHEKKGGIPRVDLPADVRLDTLAVREGLPPSPWGENSEALYLTSSFVHPDAATAARRFANEEEAFVYSRFSNPTVMMMERRLAALEGTEACIATSSGMSAIMLLVMGLLKSGDHVVCSRSVFGSTIKLLQGEFGKFGVQTTFVSQTDLAEWKNALQPNTKLLFAETPTNPLTEVCDVAALAEIAHAHGALLAVDNCFASPALQQPTKMGADFIIHSGTKYLDGQGRVIAGAICASARHVDEVFTPVMRSVGMSLSPFNAWVVLKGMETLSVRMKAQTASAAVLAGWLEAHPAVERVYYPGLKSHPQHELAMRQQGGQGGAVVSFIVKSHADDKGRAAAFHVIDRTKICSITANLGDTKTTITHPASTSHGRLTEPQRQAAGITQGLIRVAVGLEDIEDIKADLARGLNSL, encoded by the coding sequence ATGAGCCATGAGAAGAAGGGCGGCATTCCGCGCGTAGACCTGCCGGCCGACGTCCGGCTGGACACGCTTGCCGTGCGCGAGGGCCTGCCGCCTTCGCCCTGGGGTGAGAACTCGGAAGCGCTGTACCTGACCAGCTCCTTCGTGCATCCGGACGCGGCCACCGCCGCGCGCCGTTTCGCCAACGAGGAAGAGGCCTTCGTCTACAGCCGCTTCTCGAATCCGACGGTCATGATGATGGAGCGCCGGCTGGCCGCGCTCGAAGGCACCGAGGCCTGCATCGCGACCTCGTCGGGCATGTCCGCGATCATGCTGCTGGTCATGGGCCTGCTGAAGTCCGGCGATCACGTGGTGTGCTCGCGCTCGGTGTTCGGCTCGACCATCAAGCTGCTGCAGGGCGAGTTCGGCAAGTTCGGCGTGCAGACGACCTTCGTATCGCAGACCGACCTGGCCGAGTGGAAGAACGCGCTGCAGCCCAATACCAAGCTGCTGTTTGCCGAGACGCCGACCAACCCGCTGACCGAGGTCTGCGACGTCGCCGCGCTGGCGGAGATCGCGCATGCGCACGGCGCGCTGCTGGCGGTCGACAACTGCTTCGCGTCGCCTGCGTTGCAGCAGCCCACGAAGATGGGGGCGGACTTCATCATTCATTCCGGCACCAAGTACCTGGACGGTCAGGGCCGCGTGATCGCCGGCGCGATCTGCGCCTCGGCCAGGCACGTCGACGAGGTGTTCACGCCGGTGATGCGCTCGGTGGGCATGTCGCTGTCGCCGTTCAATGCGTGGGTCGTGCTCAAGGGCATGGAGACGCTGTCGGTGCGCATGAAGGCGCAGACCGCCAGTGCCGCGGTGCTGGCCGGATGGCTGGAAGCGCATCCCGCCGTCGAGCGCGTCTACTACCCGGGCCTGAAGTCCCATCCGCAGCATGAGCTCGCGATGCGCCAGCAAGGCGGGCAGGGCGGGGCGGTGGTGTCGTTCATCGTGAAGAGCCATGCGGACGACAAGGGCCGCGCCGCGGCCTTCCACGTGATCGACCGGACGAAGATCTGCTCGATCACCGCCAATCTCGGCGACACCAAGACCACTATCACGCATCCGGCCAGCACCTCGCACGGTCGGCTCACCGAGCCGCAGCGCCAGGCGGCCGGCATCACGCAGGGCCTGATCCGCGTCGCGGTCGGCCTGGAAGACATCGAAGACATCAAGGCCGACCTGGCCCGCGGTTTGAATTCCCTATGA
- a CDS encoding asparaginase has translation MQSAAEIVVIIGTGGTIAGASGSATDNVGYKAGSLSVASLVGAVPALAAKRLEAEQLAQLDSKDMDHATWARLARRVREHLDRPEVRGIVITHGTDTLEETAYLLQRVLAPEKPVVLTAAMRPATAIQADGPQNLLDAVAVAESEGVRGVVAVVAGQVWSGLELRKTHSYRLDAFEAGPDAGPLAVVEEGVLRRFRDWPRGEALGAGLLPEDASTWPWVEVLGSHAGADARSLEAWRHAGLQGLVLACTGNGTLNVALDAPVRAMKEAGVPVWRTTRCAQGRIIGASEEPAAALSPWAARIELMLTLLRQR, from the coding sequence TTGCAAAGTGCGGCTGAAATCGTCGTGATCATCGGCACCGGCGGGACCATCGCCGGCGCCTCCGGCAGCGCCACGGACAACGTCGGCTACAAGGCCGGATCATTGTCGGTCGCGTCCCTGGTCGGTGCGGTGCCGGCCCTGGCGGCGAAGAGGCTGGAGGCGGAACAGCTCGCCCAGCTCGACAGCAAGGACATGGACCATGCGACCTGGGCGCGACTCGCGCGTCGCGTGAGGGAGCATCTGGATCGCCCGGAGGTCCGGGGGATCGTGATCACGCACGGCACGGACACGCTAGAAGAGACGGCCTATCTGCTGCAGCGCGTGCTGGCGCCGGAGAAGCCGGTCGTCCTGACGGCTGCCATGAGGCCTGCGACGGCGATCCAGGCGGACGGACCGCAGAACCTGCTCGACGCGGTGGCCGTCGCCGAGTCGGAGGGCGTGCGAGGCGTCGTCGCGGTCGTGGCGGGGCAGGTGTGGTCCGGGCTGGAGCTGCGCAAGACGCACAGCTACCGCCTGGACGCCTTCGAGGCCGGGCCGGACGCCGGCCCGCTGGCCGTGGTGGAAGAGGGCGTGCTGCGCCGCTTCCGTGACTGGCCGCGGGGTGAGGCACTGGGCGCGGGCCTGTTGCCTGAGGACGCATCGACATGGCCGTGGGTGGAGGTGCTCGGCAGCCACGCGGGCGCTGATGCCCGCTCGCTCGAAGCGTGGCGCCATGCAGGCCTGCAGGGACTGGTGCTGGCCTGCACCGGGAATGGCACGCTGAACGTCGCGCTCGACGCCCCGGTCCGTGCCATGAAGGAGGCCGGTGTTCCTGTCTGGCGCACGACGCGGTGCGCGCAGGGGCGCATCATCGGCGCGAGCGAGGAGCCCGCTGCCGCGCTGTCGCCCTGGGCCGCGCGGATTGAATTGATGCTCACGCTGCTGCGTCAACGTTGA
- a CDS encoding ATP-binding cassette domain-containing protein, producing MITLRNVVLRRGTKVVLDDASVVLQPGEKVGLVGRNGAGKSSLFSLLTDRLHSDKGDVEIPRHWALAEVAQHMPETEMPATEFVLEGDVRLMAARKALAEAEAADDGHAIADAYAQLMDAGSLDAPARAQALMMGLGFKGAQVDAPVNSFSGGWRMRLQLARALMCPSDLMLLDEPTNHLDLDALVWLEAWLQRYEGTMIIISHDREFLDAITKVTLHLDEAKLHRYGGNYTAFESMRAERMLQQQQAFSKQQERMAHLQKFIDRFKAKASKAKQAQSRVKALERMERLAPVMMASDFSFEFREPLNLPNPMLMFDTVSVGYDTDESEKVIVRGIDRSVLAGQRFGILGANGQGKSTFVKTVARMQRAMGGTITEGKGLSIGYFAQQEMDVLRPDEGPLMHMIRLAKEVSPNAREQELRDFLGQFRFVGDMVNQEVGSLSGGEKARLVLAMLVWQRPNLLLLDEPTNHLDLQTREALSMALNEFEGTVMLVSHDRALLREVCDEFWLVADGKLAPFDGDLDDYQRWLLDRSKEAAKLAKEEAKQALRSARASSATPAPAPVAAAPVVVAPPPPAPVKRDDRKLSGQARQKLSEQTRPLRKEMEQIDARMKAWAEERAALEGQLSGAGRTPAQIADAGKRLKAIGDEIEVAELRWLELSEQVDAIQATG from the coding sequence ATGATCACGCTGCGCAACGTCGTGCTGCGCCGCGGCACCAAGGTCGTCCTCGATGACGCGAGCGTCGTGCTGCAACCCGGCGAGAAGGTCGGCCTGGTGGGCCGCAACGGCGCGGGCAAGTCCAGCCTGTTCTCGCTGCTGACCGATCGCCTGCACAGCGACAAGGGCGACGTGGAGATCCCGCGTCACTGGGCGCTCGCCGAAGTGGCGCAGCACATGCCCGAGACCGAGATGCCCGCCACCGAGTTCGTGCTGGAGGGCGACGTCCGCCTGATGGCCGCGCGCAAGGCGCTGGCCGAGGCCGAGGCGGCCGACGACGGCCACGCCATCGCCGATGCCTACGCGCAACTGATGGACGCGGGCAGCCTCGACGCCCCCGCCCGCGCGCAGGCGCTGATGATGGGCCTGGGCTTCAAGGGCGCGCAGGTCGATGCGCCGGTCAACAGCTTCTCCGGCGGCTGGCGCATGCGTCTGCAGCTGGCGCGCGCGCTGATGTGCCCGTCCGACCTCATGCTGCTGGACGAGCCCACCAACCACTTGGACCTGGACGCCCTGGTCTGGCTGGAAGCGTGGCTGCAGCGCTATGAAGGCACGATGATCATCATCAGCCATGACCGCGAGTTCCTGGACGCGATCACCAAGGTCACGCTGCATCTGGACGAGGCCAAGCTGCACCGCTACGGCGGCAACTACACGGCCTTCGAGTCCATGCGCGCCGAGCGCATGCTCCAGCAGCAGCAGGCCTTCAGCAAGCAGCAGGAGCGCATGGCGCATCTGCAGAAGTTCATCGACCGCTTCAAGGCCAAGGCCAGCAAGGCCAAGCAGGCGCAGAGCCGCGTGAAGGCACTCGAGCGCATGGAGCGACTGGCGCCGGTGATGATGGCGTCGGACTTCAGCTTCGAGTTCCGCGAGCCGCTGAACCTGCCCAATCCGATGCTGATGTTCGACACGGTCTCGGTGGGCTACGACACCGACGAGAGCGAGAAGGTCATCGTGCGCGGCATCGACCGCTCGGTGCTGGCCGGCCAGCGCTTCGGCATCCTGGGCGCGAACGGCCAGGGCAAGTCCACCTTCGTGAAGACGGTGGCGCGCATGCAGCGCGCGATGGGCGGCACCATCACCGAAGGCAAGGGCCTGTCGATCGGCTACTTCGCGCAGCAGGAGATGGACGTGCTGCGGCCCGACGAGGGCCCGCTGATGCACATGATCCGGCTGGCCAAGGAGGTCAGCCCCAACGCCCGCGAGCAGGAGCTGCGCGACTTCCTCGGCCAGTTCCGCTTCGTCGGCGACATGGTCAACCAGGAAGTGGGCAGCCTGTCCGGCGGCGAGAAGGCCCGCCTGGTGCTGGCGATGCTGGTCTGGCAGCGCCCCAACCTGCTGCTGCTGGACGAGCCGACCAACCACCTGGACCTGCAGACCCGCGAGGCCCTGTCGATGGCGCTCAACGAGTTCGAGGGCACCGTCATGCTCGTCAGCCATGACCGCGCGCTGCTGCGCGAGGTCTGCGACGAGTTCTGGCTGGTGGCCGACGGCAAGCTGGCCCCCTTCGACGGCGACCTGGACGACTACCAGCGCTGGTTGCTGGACCGTTCCAAGGAAGCCGCGAAGCTGGCGAAGGAAGAGGCCAAGCAGGCGCTGCGCAGCGCGCGCGCCAGCAGCGCGACGCCTGCCCCCGCGCCGGTGGCTGCGGCCCCCGTGGTCGTCGCGCCGCCGCCGCCCGCCCCTGTCAAGCGCGACGACCGCAAGCTCAGCGGCCAGGCCCGGCAGAAGCTGTCCGAGCAGACCCGTCCGCTGCGCAAGGAGATGGAGCAGATCGACGCGCGCATGAAGGCCTGGGCGGAAGAGCGCGCCGCGCTTGAAGGCCAGTTGTCCGGCGCGGGCCGCACGCCCGCGCAGATCGCCGACGCCGGCAAGCGCCTGAAGGCCATCGGCGACGAGATCGAAGTCGCCGAACTGCGTTGGCTTGAGCTCAGCGAGCAGGTAGACGCGATTCAGGCGACCGGCTGA
- a CDS encoding organic hydroperoxide resistance protein produces the protein MAIEKALYTATATATGGRQGTAQSSDGALKVDLSTPKELGGGGGAGTNPEQLFAAGYSACFIGAMKAVSGRNKVSLPAEVSITSEVGIGPHANKPGAFGIAVAMKISVPGMDRAELEKLVADAHEVCPYSNATRGNIDVTLTIV, from the coding sequence ATGGCCATCGAAAAAGCCCTCTACACCGCCACCGCCACCGCCACCGGCGGCCGTCAAGGCACCGCGCAATCGTCCGACGGCGCGCTGAAGGTCGACCTGTCCACGCCGAAGGAACTCGGCGGCGGCGGCGGTGCCGGCACCAATCCGGAACAGCTGTTCGCGGCGGGTTATTCGGCCTGCTTCATCGGCGCGATGAAGGCCGTCTCGGGTCGCAACAAGGTCTCGCTGCCGGCCGAAGTCTCGATCACCAGCGAAGTCGGCATCGGCCCTCACGCCAACAAGCCGGGCGCCTTCGGCATCGCCGTGGCCATGAAGATCTCGGTGCCGGGCATGGACCGCGCTGAACTGGAAAAGCTGGTCGCCGACGCGCACGAAGTCTGCCCGTATTCGAACGCCACCCGCGGCAACATCGACGTCACGCTGACGATCGTCTGA
- a CDS encoding CvpA family protein: protein MNWVDLALLGLLVVSVLLGAWRGLVFELMTIAGWLVAYAAAPFVAPFIEGLLPAEKIGPALIHAVGLVLAFMLVLLIWGLGAKLIRALIHATPLGVLDRLGGAGFGVLRAVLLALLATVIVDMTPAVRSQPWTESQIAPWLQATLTQVKPLLPAALQDYIPA from the coding sequence ATGAACTGGGTCGACCTCGCGCTGCTGGGCCTGCTGGTCGTCTCGGTGCTGTTGGGCGCCTGGCGCGGCCTGGTCTTCGAGCTGATGACGATCGCCGGCTGGCTGGTCGCCTATGCCGCCGCGCCCTTCGTGGCGCCGTTCATCGAGGGCCTGCTGCCGGCGGAGAAGATCGGCCCGGCGCTGATCCATGCTGTCGGACTGGTGCTGGCCTTCATGCTGGTGCTGCTGATCTGGGGCCTGGGCGCGAAGTTGATCCGGGCGCTGATCCACGCGACGCCGCTGGGCGTGCTGGACCGGCTCGGCGGCGCGGGCTTCGGCGTGCTGCGCGCGGTGCTGCTGGCGCTGCTGGCGACCGTCATCGTCGACATGACGCCGGCCGTGCGGTCGCAGCCGTGGACCGAATCGCAGATCGCGCCCTGGCTGCAGGCCACGCTCACGCAGGTGAAGCCGCTGTTGCCCGCGGCCCTGCAAGACTACATTCCGGCCTGA
- a CDS encoding helix-hairpin-helix domain-containing protein, translated as MSARKTHIKAASAAECASLRQIPNIGPAMVRNFELMGIRQPADLVGADAFSLYQRICRLTGQRHDPCVLDTYMAAVDFMNGSPPRDWWSYTAQRKREYPDL; from the coding sequence ATGAGCGCGCGAAAGACGCACATCAAGGCGGCCTCGGCCGCCGAATGTGCGAGCTTGCGACAGATCCCCAACATCGGACCGGCAATGGTGCGGAATTTTGAGTTGATGGGGATTCGACAGCCGGCGGATCTCGTGGGTGCCGATGCTTTCTCGCTTTATCAGCGGATTTGCAGGCTCACCGGTCAACGCCACGATCCCTGCGTCCTCGATACCTATATGGCCGCCGTCGACTTCATGAATGGCAGCCCTCCCCGAGATTGGTGGAGTTATACGGCGCAACGAAAGCGCGAGTATCCAGATCTCTGA
- the purF gene encoding amidophosphoribosyltransferase → MCGIVGVISKAPVNQLIYDALLLLQHRGQDAAGIVTMQGQKCFMHKARGMVRDVFRTRNMRGLPGTVGLGQVRYPTAGNAYSEEEAQPFYVNAPYGIVLVHNGNLTNAHALKDELFEVDRRHINTESDTEVLINVLAHELEMAGRDLPLTPAQIFKAVGTVHKRIKGSYAVIALIAGHGLLAFRDPYGIRPLCFGQAADGEVMVASESVALEGTGHVLTRDLAPGEALFIDTAGTVHTQQCAENPTLNPCMFEFVYLARPDSVMDGISVYQARLNMGETLAQRLISTIPPSEIDVVIPIPESSRPSAMQLAHRIGKPYREGFVKNRYVGRTFIMPGQSTRKKSVRQKLNAIGLEFKGRNVLLVDDSIVRGTTSKEIVQMAREAGANKVYLASAAPPVRFPNVYGIDMPTKEELIAHGRSIEEIRQFIGADALIYQDVDAMKRVVGQLRPGLNGFEASCFDGTYITGDVSVEDFATMQAQRKSQPEEEDLPARSRLALQSGGDQ, encoded by the coding sequence ATGTGCGGCATCGTCGGTGTGATTTCCAAGGCGCCGGTCAACCAGCTGATCTATGACGCGCTGCTGCTGCTGCAGCATCGCGGCCAGGACGCGGCCGGCATCGTCACGATGCAGGGTCAGAAGTGCTTCATGCACAAGGCGCGCGGCATGGTGCGCGACGTGTTCCGCACCCGCAACATGCGCGGGCTGCCCGGCACGGTCGGCCTCGGCCAGGTCCGCTATCCGACGGCCGGCAACGCCTATTCCGAGGAAGAGGCGCAGCCGTTCTACGTCAACGCGCCCTACGGCATCGTGCTGGTCCACAACGGCAACCTCACCAATGCGCATGCGCTGAAGGACGAGCTGTTCGAGGTCGATCGCCGCCACATCAACACCGAGAGCGACACCGAAGTCCTGATCAACGTGCTCGCGCACGAACTCGAAATGGCCGGCCGCGACCTGCCGCTGACGCCGGCGCAGATCTTCAAGGCCGTGGGCACCGTGCACAAGCGCATCAAGGGCTCCTACGCCGTGATCGCGCTGATCGCCGGTCACGGTCTGCTGGCCTTCCGTGATCCGTACGGCATCCGCCCGCTGTGCTTCGGCCAGGCGGCCGATGGCGAGGTCATGGTCGCCAGCGAAAGCGTGGCGCTCGAAGGTACGGGTCACGTGCTCACGCGCGACCTTGCGCCCGGCGAAGCGCTGTTCATCGACACCGCAGGCACCGTCCACACGCAGCAATGCGCCGAGAACCCGACGCTGAACCCCTGCATGTTCGAGTTCGTCTACCTGGCGCGCCCGGACTCGGTGATGGACGGCATCTCGGTCTACCAAGCCCGCCTGAACATGGGCGAGACGCTGGCCCAGCGCCTGATCTCGACGATCCCGCCGAGCGAGATCGACGTCGTCATCCCCATCCCTGAATCGAGCCGCCCGTCAGCGATGCAACTGGCGCACCGCATCGGCAAGCCGTACCGCGAGGGCTTCGTCAAGAACCGCTACGTCGGCCGGACCTTCATCATGCCGGGCCAGTCCACGCGCAAGAAGTCGGTGCGCCAGAAGCTCAATGCGATCGGCCTCGAATTCAAGGGCCGCAACGTGCTGCTGGTCGACGACTCCATCGTGCGCGGCACGACCTCCAAGGAGATCGTCCAGATGGCCCGCGAGGCCGGCGCGAACAAGGTCTACCTGGCCTCGGCCGCGCCGCCGGTGCGTTTCCCCAACGTCTACGGCATCGACATGCCGACGAAGGAGGAACTGATCGCCCACGGCCGTTCGATCGAGGAGATCCGCCAGTTCATCGGCGCCGACGCGCTGATCTACCAGGACGTCGACGCGATGAAGCGCGTGGTGGGCCAACTCCGCCCGGGGCTGAACGGCTTCGAGGCCTCCTGCTTCGACGGCACGTATATCACCGGCGACGTGTCGGTCGAGGACTTCGCGACCATGCAGGCGCAGCGCAAGTCGCAGCCCGAGGAAGAGGACCTGCCGGCGCGCAGCCGCCTGGCGCTGCAGAGCGGCGGAGACCAGTGA